From one Cyanobacteria bacterium QS_8_64_29 genomic stretch:
- a CDS encoding thiamine biosynthesis protein ThiS, whose amino-acid sequence MAEQEASTGVRVLMTVPQKQEWHCAGGRRVKDILQELQMNPEATIAIANGTLLTPDEVVPEGTELEIRSAVSGGCNHEMHQV is encoded by the coding sequence ATGGCCGAGCAAGAAGCCTCAACCGGCGTTCGGGTTCTGATGACCGTGCCGCAGAAGCAGGAGTGGCATTGCGCGGGCGGCCGTCGCGTTAAGGACATCCTGCAAGAGCTGCAGATGAACCCAGAAGCCACCATCGCCATCGCCAACGGCACGCTGCTGACCCCCGATGAGGTCGTGCCCGAGGGGACCGAGCTCGAGATCCGGTCGGCCGTTTCGGGAGGGTGCAACCATGAAATGCACCAAGTGTAA
- a CDS encoding ArsC family transcriptional regulator, producing the protein PGAIAVMAEAGIDISQQRSQALSEFQPEAYDAAVSLCGCGVNLPQAWLLRPIFQDWAVADPAGQPLEAYRQARDDIRERVAALLAQLPAGQG; encoded by the coding sequence CCGGGCGCGATCGCGGTCATGGCCGAGGCGGGCATCGACATCAGCCAGCAGCGATCGCAGGCCCTGAGCGAGTTCCAGCCCGAGGCCTACGACGCGGCTGTCTCGCTGTGCGGCTGCGGGGTCAACCTGCCCCAAGCGTGGCTGCTGCGCCCTATTTTCCAGGACTGGGCGGTTGCCGATCCGGCCGGGCAGCCGCTGGAGGCCTACCGGCAGGCGCGCGACGACATCCGGGAGCGCGTGGCGGCACTGTTGGCCCAGCTACCGGCCGGCCAGGGCTAG
- a CDS encoding TIGR00269 family protein, whose protein sequence is MKCTKCKGKAAIELRRHNSAFCAQHFTEYFHNQVRRAINKFRMVDPTERILVAISGGKDSLVLWDVLLQFGYRADGLYIDLGIGGYSQTSGEKVQKFARERNATLRHLSLAETYGFDVPDAAQNTRRPACSACGLSKRYLFNREALNGGYDAVATGHNLDDEAATLLGNVLRWNTDALARQTPILEGNPQGFVRKIKPLVRLTEKETAAYAVLNGIDYIVEECPNAVGTRSHLYKEMLNHLERESPGTKHQFLFEFLKRAREPFEQADAVELNACQSCGQPTPGEICAFCRLTEQVLARA, encoded by the coding sequence ATGAAATGCACCAAGTGTAAGGGCAAAGCCGCCATCGAGCTGCGACGCCACAACAGCGCCTTCTGCGCCCAGCACTTCACCGAGTACTTTCACAATCAGGTGCGGCGGGCGATCAACAAGTTCCGCATGGTCGATCCCACCGAGCGCATCCTAGTGGCCATCTCCGGCGGCAAGGACAGCTTGGTGCTGTGGGACGTGCTGCTGCAGTTTGGCTATCGCGCCGACGGGCTCTACATTGATTTGGGCATTGGCGGCTACTCCCAAACCTCGGGCGAGAAAGTGCAAAAATTTGCCCGCGAGCGCAACGCGACGCTGCGCCACCTCTCGCTAGCCGAGACCTACGGCTTTGATGTCCCGGATGCAGCCCAGAATACGCGCCGCCCGGCCTGCTCGGCCTGCGGGCTGAGCAAGCGCTACCTCTTCAACCGCGAAGCCCTCAACGGCGGCTACGATGCCGTTGCCACCGGCCACAACCTCGATGACGAAGCTGCCACGCTGCTGGGCAACGTCCTGCGCTGGAACACCGATGCCCTAGCGCGGCAGACGCCCATTCTGGAGGGCAACCCGCAGGGGTTTGTTCGCAAGATCAAGCCGCTGGTACGCCTGACCGAAAAAGAGACCGCCGCCTACGCGGTGCTCAACGGCATCGACTACATCGTCGAGGAGTGCCCCAATGCGGTGGGGACGCGCTCTCACCTCTACAAAGAGATGCTCAACCACCTAGAGCGCGAGTCCCCCGGAACCAAGCATCAGTTCCTGTTTGAGTTTCTCAAGCGCGCCCGCGAGCCCTTCGAGCAAGCCGACGCGGTCGAGCTCAACGCCTGCCAGTCGTGCGGGCAGCCCACGCCGGGCGAGATCTGCGCCTTCTGCCGCCTGACCGAGCAGGTACTGGCCCGCGCCTAG